Proteins from one Suncus etruscus isolate mSunEtr1 chromosome 3, mSunEtr1.pri.cur, whole genome shotgun sequence genomic window:
- the MDM4 gene encoding protein Mdm4 → MSSLPNSAHCSTSSSACRISPEQINKVRPKLPLLKILQAAGAQGEMFTVKEVMHFLGQYIMVKQLYDKQEQHMVYCGGDLLGELLGRQSFSVKDPSPLYDMLRKNLVTLATATTDAAQTLALAQDHSMDIPSQDQLKQIVEGDSSSNFRERTEENNIPVLRPSKHKCRSSGEGDDLIGNLSHDETSNLDPGFEEWDVAGLPWWFIGNLRNNYTPRSNGSTDLQTNQDVGTAVVSDITDDLFLNESLSEQFGVGIKVEAADTEQSEVGKVRDKKVIEVGKNDDFEDSKSIDDETDVEVTSEDEWQCTECKKFNSPSKRYCFRCWALRKDWYSDCSKLTHSLSTSDITAIPEKKENEGIDVPDCRRTVSAPVVRPKDVYIKEENSKLFDPCNSVEFLNLAHSSESQETVSSMGEQSDNIFEQKTYTDNMEDCQNLLKPCSLCEKRPRDGNIIHGRTGHLVTCFHCARRLKKTGASCPICKKEIQFVSKVFIA, encoded by the exons gTACGGCCCAAGCTCCCACTTTTGAAGATTTTGCAGGCAGCAGGTGCACAGGGTGAAATGTTCACGGTGAAGGAG GTCATGCACTTTCTAGGCCAGTATATAATGGTGAAGCAACTTTATGACAAACAGGAGCAGCATATGGTGTATTGTGGCGGTGATCTTTTGGGAGAACTACTGGGACGGCAGAGCTTCTCCGTGAAAGATCCAAG CCCTCTCTATGATATGCTAAGAAAGAATCTTGTCACTTTAGCCACTGCTACTACAG ATGCTGCTCAGACTCTCGCTCTCGCACAGGATCACAGTATGGATATTCCAAGTCAAGACCAACTGAAG CAAATTGTAGAGGGAGATTCCAGTTCCAATTTCAGAGAAAGAACTGAAGAAAACAATATTCCCGTACTACGTCCCTCAAAGCACAAATGCAGAAGTTCCGGAGAAG GTGATGACTTGATAGGAAATTTGTCCCATGATGAGACATCCAACCTGGACCCTGGATTTGAGGAGTGGGATGTAGCTGGCCTGCCTTGGTGGTTTATAGGAAATTTGAGAAACAACTATACACCTAGAAGTAATGGCTCAACTGATTTACAGACAAATCAG GATGTAGGTACTGCTGTTGTTTCAGACATCACAGATGACTTGTTTTTGAATGAATCATTGTCAGAGCAGTTTGGTGTTGGAATAAAAGTTGAAGCTGCTGATACCGAACAATCAGAAGTAGGAAAAGTGAGAGATAAAAag GTGATTGAAGTGGGAAAAAATGATGACTTTGAAGATTCAAAGTCCATAGATGATGAAACTGATGTTGAAGTTACCTCTGAG GATGAGTGGCAGTGTACTGAGTGCAAGAAATTTAACTCTCCAAGCAAGAGATACTGCTTTCGTTGTTGGGCCCTGAGGAAGGATTGGTACTCAGACTGTTCTAAATTAACCCATTCTCTCTCCACGTCTGATATCACTGCCAtaccagaaaagaaagaaaatgaaggaattgATGTCCCTGACTGCCGAAGAACTGTCTCAGCTCCAGTTGTTAGACCTAAAGATGtatatataaaggaagaaaactCGAAACTTTTTGATCCCTGCAACTCAGTGGAATTCTTGAATCTGGCTCATAGTTCAGAAAGCCAGGAGACCGTCTCCAGCATGGGAGAACAATCCGATAACATTTTTGAACAGAAAACATACACAGATAACATGGAGGATTGCCAGAATCTCCTGAAGCCTTGTAGTCTGTGTGAGAAAAGGCCACGAGACGGGAATATTATTCATGGAAGGACAGGCCACCTTGTCACTTGTTTTCACTGTGCTAGAAGATTGAAAAAGACTGGGGCTTCATGTCCTATTTGCAAGAAAGAGATTCAATTTGTTAGCAAGGTTTTTATAGCATAG